The Erigeron canadensis isolate Cc75 chromosome 4, C_canadensis_v1, whole genome shotgun sequence genome window below encodes:
- the LOC122597364 gene encoding uncharacterized protein LOC122597364 produces MEQHLAGIKGQIASCKDVPTDIRTKMKLAFEGSQKPKENRGDGTSRIQEEQTASTQRSVGTKRKASSTSDNAQSYFSRGVNDTAEPSLKSVWQSKERVHDTDLVVAIWMYDSCIPMNADNSPLFPIAMSKVAYMVHGCTGPTYHAVRVSLLKDVKQSVKLIVDSYREYWSESGCTIMSDGWRDARQRPLINFLVYCPKGVSFLKSVDASDIESNAKSLCNLFSDIVENVDSKNVVHLVTDNAANCKAAGRLLSEKYPLISWSPCAAHCINLIMKDVSEIPDVANLIQLASRITVFMYNHKWPLNWLRKKPGWIEIIRPGATRFGTSFIALKSLYDHKSDLQALVTSNDFKKMLKMPKARDVRQTILKDKFWQNCLIQVKVMSPLLRLLRVCDSD; encoded by the coding sequence ATGGAACAACATCTTGCTGGAATTAAGGGACAAATCGCGTCATGTAAAGATGTCCCGACAGATATTAGGACTAAAATGAAACTTGCTTTTGAAGGGTCACAAAAACCAAAAGAGAATCGTGGCGATGGAACAAGTAGAATTCAAGAAGAGCAGACTGCTAGCACACAAAGAAGTGTTGGTACTAAAAGGAAAGCATCTTCTACATCTGACAACGCACAATCATATTTTTCAAGGGGTGTGAATGATACTGCCGAGCCTTCACTTAAATCGGTTTGGCAAAGTAAAGAAAGGGTACATGATACTGATTTAGTTGTTGCTATTTGGATGTATGATTCTTGTATACCGATGAACGCTGATAATTCCCCTCTATTTCCAATTGCAATGAGCAAAGTAGCTTATATGGTACATGGATGTACTGGACCTACCTATCATGCCGTTCGTGTGAGTTTGTTAAAAGATGTCAAACAATCTGTGAAACTCATAGTTGATTCTTATAGAGAATATTGGTCAGAATCAGGTTGCACCATAATGAGTGATGGATGGAGGGATGCTAGACAAAGACCTCTAATTAATTTCTTGGTTTATTGTCCAAAGGGGGTTTCATTCCTTAAATCTGTTGATGCGTCGGATATTGAGAGTAATGCAAAAAGCTTGTGCAATTTATTTAGTGATATAGTCGAGAATGTTGATTCTAAGAACGTTGTTCACTTGGTCACTGATAATGCTGCAAATTGCAAGGCGGCGGGAAGATTATTAAGTGAAAAATATCCATTGATTTCTTGGTCTCCATGTGCAGCTCACTGTATAAATTTGATCATGAAGGATGTTTCAGAGATACCTGATGTTGCTAATTTGATTCAACTTGCATCACGGATTACCGTTTTCATGTATAACCATAAATGGCCCTTAAATTGGTTGAGAAAAAAACCTGGTTGGATAGAAATCATTCGCCCAGGAGCCACCAGGTTTGGTACCTCATTCATTGCCTTGAAGAGTTTATATGATCACAAATCTGATTTGCAAGCTTTAGTGACCTCCAATGATTTcaagaaaatgttaaaaatgCCAAAAGCTAGAGATGTGAGACAAACTATCTTAAAGGACAAGTTTTGGCAAAATTGTTTGATACAGGTTAAGGTGATGAGTCCACTTCTAAGACTTTTGCGTGTGTGCGACTCtgattaa